A stretch of Brassica rapa cultivar Chiifu-401-42 chromosome A08, CAAS_Brap_v3.01, whole genome shotgun sequence DNA encodes these proteins:
- the LOC103835886 gene encoding uncharacterized endoplasmic reticulum membrane protein C16E8.02 yields the protein MMGLLDLEKHFAFYGAYHSNPINIVIHIIFVWPIVFTALLLLYPASPIYDLSQLGFPQSMTLDGVLRLDVGFVVTVTYALFYICLDKKSGFVAALMCFACWVGSSVLADRLGPSLAVKVGLASQLLCWTGQFLGHGLFEKRAPALLDNLAQAFLMAPFFVLLEILQLGFGYEPYPGFQARVNAKVESSIKEWREKKQIKKNKLT from the exons ATGATGGGATTGCTCGATCTCGAGAAGCACTTCGCCTTCTACGGCGCTTACCACAGCAACCCAATCAACATCGTAATCCACATCATCTTCGTGTGGCCCATCGTCTTCACAGCCTTGCTTCTCCTCTACCCAGCGTCCCCAATTTACGACCTTTCTCAATTAGGGTTTCCTCAGTCGATGACCCTCGACGGCGTTTTGCGGTTAGACGTTGGGTTTGTCGTAACGGTGACGTATGCTCTGTTCTACATCTGTTTGGATAAAAAATCTGGGTTCGTTGCGGCTCTCATGTGTTTCGCTTGCTGGGTCGGGTCCAGTGTCCTCGCTGATCGATTAGGACCTTCTCTTGCCGTAAAG gTTGGGTTAGCATCTCAGCTGTTATGTTGGACCGGGCAGTTTCTTGGCCATGGATTGTTCGAG AAACGAGCACCTGCGCTATTAGACAATCTAGCCCAAGCTTTTCTTATGGCTCCTTTCTTTGTGTTGCTTGAG ATTCTTCAATTGGGTTTCGGGTATGAGCCATATCCAGGTTTTCAAGCTCGTGTGAACGCCAAGGTAGAAAGTAGCATAAAGGAATGGAGAGAAAAGAAGCAGATCAAGAAGAATAAGCTCACATAA
- the LOC103835884 gene encoding NAP1-related protein 2, with the protein MVGDKSKKAKTDEENVEQIDGELVLSIEKLQAIQDDLEKINEKASDEVLEVEQKYNGIRKPVYDKRGDIIKAIPDFWLTAFLSHPALGELLTEEDQKIFKYLSSLEVEDAKDVKSGYSITFNFNPNPYFEDGKLTKTFTFLEEGTTKITATPIKWKEGKGLSNGVDHEKNGNKRALPEESFFTWFSDAQHKEEDVEVEIHDEVADIIKEDLWANPLTYFNNEADEEDFDDEDDEGEEGDSDEDDDAEGEDGEE; encoded by the exons ATGGTGGGGGACAAGAGCAAGAAGGCGAAGACTGATGAGGAGAACGTCGAGCAAATCGATGGAGAGCTTGTCCTGTCCATCGAAAAGCTTCAGGCCATTCAAGACGACCTCGAGAAG ATAAACGAGAAGGCTAGCGATGAAGTGTTGGAAGTGGAGCAGAAGTACAACGGTATAAGGAAGCCTGTCTATGACAAGCGTGGCGATATCATCAAAGCCATCCCTGACTTCTGGCTCACTGCT TTCTTGAGCCACCCTGCTCTTGGTGAACTTTTGACTGAAGAAGACCAAAAG ATATTCAAATATCTAAGCTCTCTGGAGGTTGAGGATGCCAAAGATGTGAAGTCTGGATACTCTATCACTTTT AACTTCAATCCCAACCCTTACTTTGAGGATGGGAAACTAACTAAGACCTTTACCTTCCTGGAAGAAGGGACAACCAAAATAACAGCCACACCTATCAAGTGGAAAGAGGGCAAG GGCTTGTCAAATGGAGTTGATCACGAGAAGAATGGAAACAAACGTGCCTTACCTGAAGAGAG TTTCTTTACCTGGTTTAGCGATGCTCAacacaaggaagaagacgtTGAAGTAGAGATCCACGACGAG GTTGCGGATATCATCAAGGAAGACTTATGGGCTAACCCTCTCACCTACTTCAACAAT GAGGCTGATGAAGAGGattttgatgatgaagatgatgag GGGGAAGAAGGTGATTCTGATGAAGACGATGACGCAGAAGGCGAAGATGGTGAGGAATGA
- the LOC103836271 gene encoding protein RKD1, translating into MMMNSFSSLECDKVFDKEDKPFSFLEYFSYQSEFTNNFFGLEDEIISSGNYDYYLPSASNFLALPDLEPISIVSHEDLLNEYGSVSWTEKESMFDEHQREDFDLVKKTETVKKRVREECAYSSYVAKPLSKETISLYYDMPIAQAAKELNIGLTLLKKKCRDLGIQRWPHRKFMSLDNLIENVKVYI; encoded by the exons ATGATGATGAACTCGTTTAGCAGTTTGGAGTGTGATAAGGTATTTGACAAAGAAGATAAGCCATTCTCGTTTCTAGAGTATTTCTCTTATCAAAG CGAGTTCACCAATAATTTCTTTGGATTGGAAGATGAAATTATTTCCTCTGGCAACTATGATTATTATCTTCCATCTGCCTCAAACTTTCTGGCTTTACCTGATCTTGAACCCATCTCCATCGTCTCTCATGAAG ATTTACTTAACGAGTACGGTTCTGTTTCATGGACTGAAAAAGAGTCGATGTTTGATGAACATCAAAGAGAAGATTTTGATTTGGTGAAAAAGACTGAAACTGTCAAGAAAAGAGTCAGAGAAGAATGTGCTTATAGTAGCTATGTTGCAAAGCCATTGTCGAAGGAAACCATCTCATTGTACTATGACATGCCAATAGCTCAAGCGGCTAAGGAGCTTAACATTGGTTTAACTCTTTTGAAGAAGAAATGTCGTGACTTGGGTATTCAGCGTTGGCCTCATCGTAAGTTCATGAGCCTAGATAATCTCATCGAGAATGTCAAGGTATATATATGA
- the LOC103836272 gene encoding uncharacterized protein LOC103836272, with protein sequence MTAKFSHEIDNSPEPEDAGTIRVTATIFGEDKNLTFTTLSLAKDFIDDENDECKSKEDLNYFLMEAGITNDLICDAIMKLILYVDEVTCPTSSEYSPGCALKVRLDLVPNYLDDECLIKWVDTNPVCPLCRVELPCECEDQ encoded by the coding sequence ATGACGGCCAAATTCTCCCACGAGATCGATAACAGCCCTGAACCAGAAGATGCTGGCACAATCAGAGTCACAGCCACGATCTTTGGCGAAGATAAAAACTTGACATTCACGACTCTCTCGCTCGCCAAAGACTTCATAGATGATGAGAACGACGAGTGCAAAAGCAAAGAGGACTTGAATTACTTCTTGATGGAAGCTGGAATCACCAACGATCTTATCTGTGATGCGATAATGAAGCTAATTTTGTATGTTGATGAAGTAACTTGTCCCACAAGTAGTGAGTATTCTCCTGGATGTGCTTTGAAAGTTCGGCTGGATCTTGTTCCGAATTATCTTGATGATGAGTGTCTCATAAAGTGGGTTGACACCAATCCTGTTTGTCCATTGTGTCGTGTCGAGTTACCATGTGAATGTGAAGATCAATGA
- the LOC103835885 gene encoding agamous-like MADS-box protein AGL65 — MGRVKLKIKRLESTGNRQVTYSKRKSGILKKAKELSILCDIDIVLLMFSPTGKPTVFHGEHSCIEEVISKFAQLTPQERTKRKLESLEALKKTFKKLDHDVNIHEFLGARNQTIEGLSNQVAISQAQLMECHRRLSCWTNIDRIENTEHLNLLEESLRKSIERIQFHKEHYAKNQLLPLDCTTTQFHSGIQLPLAMEGNNSMQEAHSMSWLPNNDNQETILPGESSFLPHREMDGLNPVYSNGFFESVKQEDQMCSNQGQQFEQLEQQQGHGCLGLQQIGEEFSYPTPFGTTLGMDEDQEKKIKSEMELNNLQQKQQQQDPSSMYAPTANNGGCFQNPHDQSMFSTDHHHHYQHYQHHQNWVPGPVFGQASYNQVCVPLELSNYVIHQTKYVSVYLVIAATKLITKERAHHVCNLILWMMTLRMNKDEFEPLL; from the exons atGGGTAGGGTTAAGTTGAAGATTAAACGGCTTGAGAGCACAGGCAATAGGCAAGTTACATACTCAAAGAGAAAAAGTGGGATCTTGAAGAAAGCCAAAGAGTTATCCATTTTGTGTGACATTGATATTGTCCTTCTTATGTTTTCTCCTACCGGAAAGCCTACAGTTTTCCATGGAGAACACAG TTGCATTGAAGAGGTTATTTCTAAGTTTGCACAATTAACTCCACAAGAAAGGACAAAAAG GAAATTGGAGAGCCttgaa GCATTGAAGAAGACTTTTAAGAAACTTGATCATGATGTAAATATACACGAGTTTTTAGGAGCAAG GAATCAAACTATTGAG GGTCTAAGTAACCAAGTAGCCATTTCCCAAGCTCAGCTTATGGAGTGTCATAGGAGGCTAAG TTGTTGGACGAACATCGATAGAATAGAAAACACTGAGCACCTCAATTTATTGGAAGAATCATTGAGGAAATCTATTGAAAGAATCCAGTTTCACAag GAACATTACGCAAAGAACCAACTTTTGCCATTAGATTGTACAACAACACAG TTTCACAGCGGGATACAGTTGCCGTTGGCAATGGAAGGTAACAACAGTATGCAAGAAGCTCACTCGATGTCTTGGCTTCCTAATAACGATAACCAGGAAACAATATTACCTGGTGAATCCAGCTTTCTTCCTCATAG AGAGATGGATGGTTTGAATCCTGTTTATTCAAACGGCTTCTTTGAGTCTGTAAAACAAGAAGATCAGATGTGTAGCAACCAAGGTCAGCAGTTTGAGCAGTTAGAACAACAACAAGGACACGGTTGTTTGGGCTTGCAACAAATTGGGGAGGAGTTTTCATATCCTACACCATTTGGTACTACTCTTGGAATGGACGAAGATcaagaaaagaagataaaatCTGAAATGGAGTTGAACAACTTGCAACAAAAACAACAGCAGCAAGATCCTTCATCAATGTATGCTCCAACGGCTAATAATGGTGGCTGCTTTCAAAACCCTCATGATCAATCCATGTTTAGCactgatcatcatcatcattaccaGCATTATCAGCATCATCAAAATTGGGTTCCAGGTCCAGTGTTTGGTCAAGCATCTTACAACCAGGTTTGTGTTCCATTGGAACTATCTAACTATGTGATCCACCAAACTAAATATGTCTCTGTATATTTGGTGATTGCAGCAACCAAACTAATTACTAAGGAGAGGGCCCATCATGTATGTAACCTTATACTATGGATGATGACTTTACGTATGAACAAGGACGAGTTTGAGCCATTGTTGTAA